The following are encoded in a window of Phaseolus vulgaris cultivar G19833 chromosome 3, P. vulgaris v2.0, whole genome shotgun sequence genomic DNA:
- the LOC137806461 gene encoding adenosylhomocysteinase yields the protein MSLSVEKTTTGREYKVKDLSQADFGRLEIELAEVEMPGLMACRTEFGPSQPFKGARITGSLHMTIQTAVLIETLTALGAEVRWCSCNIFSTQDHAAAAIARDSAAVFAWKGETLQEYWWCTERALDWGPGGGPDLIVDDGGDATLLIHEGVKAEELFEKTGELPDPTSTDNAEFQIVLTIIKDGLKSDPTRYRKMKQRLVGVSEETTTGVKRLYQMQANGTLLFPAINVNDSVTKSKFDNLYGCRHSLPDGLMRATDVMIAGKVAVVAGYGDVGKGCAAALKQAGARVIVTEIDPICALQALMEGLQVLTLEDVVSDADIFVTTTGNKDIIMVDHMRKMKNNAIVCNIGHFDNEIDMLGLENYPGVKRITIKPQTDRWVFPETNTGIIVLAEGRLMNLGCATGHPSFVMSCSFTNQVIAQLELWNEKSSGKYEKKVYVLPKHLDEKVAALHLGKLGARLTKLSKDQADYISVAVEGPYKPTHYRY from the exons ATGTCTCTGTCGGTGGAGAAAACCACGACTGGCCGCGAGTACAAGGTCAAGGATCTCTCCCAGGCGGACTTTGGCCGCCTTGAGATCGAGCTTGCCGAGGTCGAGATGCCGGGCCTCATGGCCTGCCGGACTGAGTTCGGCCCATCGCAGCCCTTCAAGGGGGCCCGCATCACCGGCTCCCTCCACATGACCATCCAGACCGCCGTTCTTATCGAGACCCTCACCGCCCTCGGCGCTGAGGTCCGCTGGTGCTCCTGCAACATTTTCTCCACGCAGGACCACGCCGCCGCCGCTATCGCCCGCGACAGCGCCGCGGTCTTCGCTTGGAAGGGAGAAACCCTCCAGGAGTACTGGTGGTGCACCGAGCGCGCTCTTGACTGGGGCCCCGGCGGCGGGCCCGACCTCATCGTCGACGACGGTGGCGACGCTACCCTCCTCATCCACGAGGGTGTCAAGGCCGAGGAGCTGTTCGAGAAAACCGGCGAGCTCCCTGACCCCACCTCCACCGACAACGCGGAGTTCCAGATCGTGCTTACCATCATCAAGGATGGATTGAAGAGCGACCCCACCAGGTACCGCAAGATGAAGCAGCGTCTTGTTGGGGTTTCTGAGGAGACCACCACTGGTGTGAAGAGGCTCTATCAGATGCAGGCCAATGGGACTCTTTTGTTCCCTGCTATTAATGTCAATGACTCTGTCACCAAGAGCAAG TTTGACAACTTGTATGGGTGCCGTCATTCTCTCCCTGATGGTCTGATGAGGGCTACTGATGTTATGATTGCGGGGAAGGTGGCTGTTGTGGCTGGATATGGTGATGTTGGGAAGGGTTGTGCTGCTGCATTGAAGCAGGCTGGGGCTCGTGTGATTGTGACTGAGATTGATCCCATCTGTGCCCTCCAGGCTCTCATGGAAGGCCTTCAGGTTCTGACCTTGGAGGATGTTGTATCTGATGCTGATATCTTTGTTACCACCACCGGTAACAAGGACATCATTATGGTTGACCACATGAGGAAAATGAAGAACAATgccattgtttgcaacattggtcACTTTGACAATGAGATCGACATGCTGGGACTGGAGAACTACCCCGGTGTGAAGCGCATCACCATCAAGCCCCAGACTGACAGGTGGGTGTTCCCTGAGACCAACACCGGCATCATTGTGTTGGCTGAGGGTCGTTTGATGAACTTGGGATGTGCCACAGGACACCCCAGTTTTGTGATGTCCTGCTCCTTCACCAACCAGGTGATTGCCCAGCTTGAGCTGTGGAATGAGAAGAGCAGTGGGAAGTATGAGAAGAAGGTATATGTTTTGCCGAAGCACCTTGATGAGAAGGTGGCTGCACTTCACCTTGGGAAGCTTGGAGCTAGGCTCACGAAGCTTAGCAAGGATCAGGCTGATTACATCAGTGTGGCTGTTGAGGGTCCATACAAGCCTACTCACTACAGGTACTAA